Proteins encoded by one window of Cyanobium sp. NS01:
- the zwf gene encoding glucose-6-phosphate dehydrogenase: MAAVLTNPLRVGLRQERVIAPQIIVIFGASGDLTHRKLIPALFELHRQRRLPSEFAVLGCARRPWSDEEFRSRMASSLSDVIAEDPVAWENFAAGLFYESADLSNPATIVTMGERLEAIDRMRATRGNRTFYLSVSPAFYGSGTRALAAAGLLSDSERSRVVIEKPFGTDYPSAQELNRVVLSCAKEKQIFRIDHYLGKETVQNILVLRFANTIFEPIWNRNYIANVQITAAETVGVEERAGYYETSGALRDMVQNHLTQMLALTTMEPPGRFDAEAIRNEKAKVLQAAHLAHEDEPWKCCVRGQYSAGGSRSSPIQGYREEQGVDPNSTTETYVAMKLFINNWRWQGVPFYLRTGKRLPKRLSEVVLTFRKAPVHLFDAAGGAPTPNQLILRIQPDEGAEIKFEVKSPGSGMRSRPVDMAFSYDESFGEPSDEGYVRLLADAMLGEPTLFTRSDEVEAAWRLYTPLIKLIEDAPWQLPVQPYEARTWGPAAADNLLAEDDLVWRRP, from the coding sequence ATGGCCGCCGTTCTCACCAATCCGCTGCGGGTCGGCCTGCGCCAGGAGCGGGTCATCGCGCCCCAGATCATTGTGATCTTCGGGGCCAGCGGTGACCTCACCCACCGCAAGCTGATCCCGGCCCTGTTCGAGCTGCACCGCCAGCGGCGCCTGCCCAGTGAGTTCGCCGTGCTCGGCTGCGCCCGCCGCCCCTGGAGCGACGAGGAGTTTCGCTCGCGCATGGCCAGCTCCCTCAGCGACGTGATCGCCGAGGACCCCGTCGCCTGGGAGAACTTCGCCGCCGGCCTGTTCTATGAGTCGGCCGACCTCTCCAACCCCGCCACGATCGTGACCATGGGGGAGCGGCTCGAAGCGATCGACCGGATGCGGGCCACCCGGGGCAACCGCACCTTCTATCTCTCCGTATCGCCCGCCTTCTACGGCAGCGGCACCCGCGCCCTGGCCGCCGCCGGCCTGCTCAGCGACAGCGAGCGCAGCCGCGTGGTGATCGAGAAGCCCTTCGGCACCGACTACCCCAGCGCCCAGGAGCTGAACCGGGTGGTGTTGAGCTGCGCCAAGGAGAAACAGATCTTCCGGATCGACCACTACCTGGGCAAGGAGACCGTTCAGAACATCCTGGTGCTGCGCTTTGCCAACACCATCTTCGAGCCGATCTGGAACCGCAACTACATCGCCAACGTGCAGATCACGGCCGCTGAAACCGTGGGGGTGGAAGAGCGGGCCGGCTACTACGAGACCTCAGGCGCCCTGCGGGACATGGTGCAGAACCACCTCACCCAGATGCTGGCGCTCACCACCATGGAGCCACCCGGCCGCTTCGACGCCGAGGCGATCCGCAACGAGAAGGCCAAGGTGCTGCAGGCCGCCCACCTGGCCCATGAGGATGAGCCATGGAAGTGCTGCGTGCGCGGCCAGTACAGCGCCGGTGGCAGCCGCAGCAGTCCGATTCAGGGCTACCGCGAGGAGCAGGGTGTGGATCCGAACAGCACCACCGAGACCTACGTGGCCATGAAGCTGTTCATCAACAACTGGCGCTGGCAGGGGGTGCCCTTCTACCTGCGCACGGGCAAGCGCCTGCCCAAACGGCTCTCCGAAGTGGTGCTCACCTTCCGCAAGGCTCCGGTGCACCTGTTCGATGCCGCCGGCGGCGCCCCCACCCCCAACCAGCTGATCCTGAGGATCCAGCCCGACGAGGGCGCCGAGATCAAGTTCGAGGTGAAGTCTCCGGGCTCCGGCATGCGCAGCCGCCCGGTGGACATGGCCTTCAGCTACGACGAGTCCTTCGGCGAGCCGAGTGATGAGGGCTACGTGCGCCTGCTCGCCGACGCCATGCTGGGGGAGCCCACCCTGTTCACCCGCAGCGACGAAGTGGAAGCCGCCTGGAGGCTCTACACCCCGCTGATCAAATTGATCGAGGATGCGCCCTGGCAACTGCCGGTGCAGCCCTACGAGGCCCGCACCTGGGGTCCGGCCGCCGCCGACAACCTGCTGGCCGAGGACGACCTGGTGTGGCGCCGCCCCTGA
- a CDS encoding glucose-6-phosphate dehydrogenase assembly protein OpcA — MSPQLTLQVPTALPPADVASYLEHLWGEGLQHASGAPTFSLVVYEPSWLQQHLIRTGRIPGPLTGLLDPNLIEAAKAAVPDLDLPFSTAVMDQRLAWRLGQQAGSASAEDQRGQFVDGAISAHMPRRLITLAPTLEESRPLETLVAAYCPLPEEGGGGSACGDVVVLRGGREVLKQQLDLVLPLIADDLPCWVWWNSSLDEAPELLEALAPPTRRLVVDSSLGRPRRCIDLLVQRIAAGQAVNDLNWLRLRTWRESLAMVFDPPSRRNALDHVVQLDIDVEGDHPLKGLLLAAWLADRLGWELVESYAVPVDGCGSGAHEEGIGAEFRRRDGSPVQFRLMPVPVGSPKIHPGALVGLRLICAPEGRPPLCVILCSESGGCMRLEAGGMASMELEEDVVPLPNESEEEELARLLSGGHDTTNPLLAAAAPIAARLLPA; from the coding sequence ATGTCCCCCCAGCTCACGCTTCAGGTCCCCACCGCCCTGCCGCCCGCCGATGTGGCCAGCTACCTGGAGCACCTCTGGGGAGAGGGGCTGCAGCATGCCAGCGGAGCGCCCACCTTCAGCCTGGTGGTGTACGAGCCCTCCTGGCTGCAGCAGCACCTGATCCGCACCGGCCGCATCCCTGGACCGCTCACCGGCCTGCTGGACCCCAACCTGATCGAGGCGGCCAAGGCCGCCGTGCCCGATCTGGACCTGCCCTTCAGCACCGCCGTGATGGACCAGCGCCTGGCCTGGCGCCTGGGCCAGCAGGCCGGCAGCGCCAGCGCCGAAGACCAGCGCGGCCAGTTCGTGGACGGGGCGATCAGCGCCCACATGCCGCGGCGCCTGATCACCCTGGCTCCCACCCTGGAGGAGTCGAGGCCGCTGGAAACCCTCGTGGCCGCCTACTGCCCCCTGCCGGAGGAGGGCGGCGGCGGCTCGGCCTGCGGCGATGTGGTGGTGCTGCGCGGCGGCCGCGAGGTGCTCAAGCAGCAGCTGGATCTGGTGCTGCCCCTGATCGCCGACGACCTGCCCTGCTGGGTGTGGTGGAACAGCAGTCTCGACGAGGCCCCCGAACTGCTGGAGGCCCTGGCACCGCCCACCAGGCGCCTGGTGGTGGACAGCTCCCTGGGCCGGCCCCGGCGCTGCATCGACCTGCTGGTGCAGCGGATCGCCGCCGGCCAGGCGGTGAACGACCTCAACTGGCTGCGGCTGCGCACCTGGCGTGAATCCCTGGCGATGGTGTTCGATCCGCCCTCACGCCGCAATGCCCTCGACCACGTGGTGCAGCTGGACATCGATGTGGAGGGCGACCACCCGCTGAAGGGGTTGCTGCTGGCGGCCTGGCTGGCCGACCGGCTCGGCTGGGAGCTGGTGGAGTCCTACGCCGTGCCCGTGGACGGCTGCGGCAGCGGCGCCCATGAAGAGGGGATCGGCGCCGAGTTCCGCCGCAGGGATGGCTCGCCGGTGCAGTTCCGGCTGATGCCTGTGCCGGTGGGCAGCCCCAAGATCCATCCCGGCGCCCTGGTGGGCCTGCGCCTGATCTGTGCACCGGAGGGGCGGCCGCCCCTGTGCGTGATCCTCTGCTCCGAATCCGGGGGCTGCATGCGCCTGGAGGCCGGAGGCATGGCCTCGATGGAACTCGAGGAAGACGTGGTGCCGCTCCCCAACGAGAGCGAGGAAGAAGAGCTGGCCCGGCTGCTCTCGGGCGGCCACGACACCACCAACCCGCTGCTGGCGGCAGCGGCGCCGATCGCCGCCCGGCTGCTGCCCGCCTGA
- a CDS encoding cobyrinate a,c-diamide synthase, which produces MPCLIAAPSSGSGKTLLSVSLAALARSRGLRLQPFKVGPDYLDPQLLSRVSGLPCRNLDPLLCGERWLQDSFQWHGSRADLALVEGVMGLFDGRGSSSEGSSAAVAALLDLPVVLVVEASRQAGSLAALVRGFRDHGPPPVRLAGVVLNRVGSARHRQLLAEALEAIEVPLLGVLPSEEALEWPSRHLGLLTPDEIPDLPERERAWSALAERHLDLDQLWPLLAPVQPLARAVDPIATLVASEPARSRLQQPGATSPEPLPIAVARDAAFHFGYPEAEELLRAWGLEPLPWSPLADQSLPPGCRAVLLPGGYPELHAEALAASRRSLTSLRQAAAAGIPIAAECGGLLLLGRSLLDPQGRSHAMAGVLPFSAARGSLSLGYREATAHTDGLLVRRGERLRGHEFHRWQLQDVADSGPLWQLEGWGCPSRSEGWSTATLHASWLHLHWAGCPAIPARIAAAASNAVPVPTSAASFTLANSPRESPLSAGG; this is translated from the coding sequence GTGCCCTGTCTGATCGCCGCACCCAGCAGCGGCAGCGGCAAGACCCTGCTGAGTGTGAGCCTGGCCGCCCTGGCCCGCAGCCGGGGCCTGCGGCTGCAGCCCTTCAAGGTGGGGCCCGATTACCTCGATCCGCAGCTGCTCAGCCGGGTGAGCGGCCTGCCCTGCCGCAACCTCGACCCGCTGCTCTGCGGTGAGCGCTGGCTGCAGGACAGCTTCCAGTGGCATGGCAGCCGGGCCGACCTGGCCCTGGTGGAGGGGGTGATGGGCCTGTTCGATGGTCGGGGGTCGAGCAGCGAGGGCAGCTCCGCGGCGGTGGCGGCCCTGCTGGATCTGCCCGTGGTGCTGGTGGTGGAGGCCTCCCGCCAGGCCGGCTCCCTGGCGGCCCTGGTGCGGGGCTTCCGCGACCACGGCCCGCCCCCGGTGCGGCTCGCCGGCGTGGTGCTCAACCGCGTGGGCAGTGCGCGGCACCGTCAGCTGCTGGCCGAGGCCCTGGAGGCGATCGAGGTGCCGCTGCTGGGGGTGCTGCCCAGCGAGGAGGCCCTGGAGTGGCCCTCGCGCCATCTGGGGCTGCTGACGCCCGATGAAATTCCGGACCTGCCGGAACGCGAGCGGGCCTGGTCCGCCCTGGCGGAACGCCATCTCGATCTCGACCAGCTCTGGCCCCTGCTGGCTCCGGTGCAGCCCCTGGCCAGGGCGGTGGATCCGATCGCCACCCTCGTGGCCTCCGAGCCCGCCCGCTCTCGGCTGCAACAGCCAGGCGCCACCTCGCCAGAGCCGCTGCCGATCGCCGTGGCCAGGGATGCCGCCTTTCACTTCGGCTACCCGGAGGCCGAGGAGCTGCTGCGCGCCTGGGGCCTCGAACCCCTGCCCTGGAGTCCCCTGGCCGATCAGTCGCTGCCGCCAGGCTGCCGGGCGGTGCTGCTGCCGGGGGGCTACCCGGAACTGCACGCGGAGGCCCTGGCCGCCAGCCGGCGCAGCCTCACCTCGCTGCGCCAGGCCGCCGCGGCCGGGATCCCGATCGCCGCCGAGTGCGGTGGGCTGCTGCTGCTGGGCCGGAGCCTGCTGGATCCCCAGGGCCGCTCCCATGCGATGGCGGGAGTGCTGCCCTTTTCGGCCGCTCGCGGCAGCCTCAGCCTCGGCTACCGCGAGGCCACGGCCCACACCGATGGACTGCTGGTGCGCCGCGGCGAACGGCTGCGCGGCCACGAGTTCCATCGCTGGCAGCTCCAGGATGTGGCCGACTCCGGCCCTTTATGGCAGCTTGAAGGCTGGGGTTGTCCGAGCCGGAGCGAAGGATGGTCAACAGCAACGCTGCACGCCAGCTGGCTGCATCTCCACTGGGCTGGCTGCCCGGCGATTCCCGCCCGGATCGCCGCCGCAGCCTCGAACGCCGTGCCGGTGCCGACCAGCGCCGCTTCATTCACCCTGGCGAACAGCCCCAGGGAATCGCCCTTGAGCGCTGGCGGCTGA
- a CDS encoding acylphosphatase → MEGKVQGVGYRAACCRQAQSLGLAGWVRNRSDGRVELEAEGSAEQLQALRLWCERGPSLARVGRVTTLPIGLTGTDWFEVLS, encoded by the coding sequence GTGGAAGGGAAGGTGCAGGGTGTGGGCTACCGGGCGGCCTGCTGCCGCCAGGCCCAGAGCCTCGGCCTGGCGGGCTGGGTGCGCAACCGCTCCGACGGCCGGGTGGAGCTGGAGGCCGAGGGCAGTGCTGAGCAGCTGCAGGCCCTGAGGCTCTGGTGTGAACGGGGCCCGTCCCTGGCCAGGGTGGGGCGGGTGACGACCCTGCCGATCGGCCTCACCGGCACCGACTGGTTTGAGGTGCTGTCCTGA